A region from the Diorhabda sublineata isolate icDioSubl1.1 chromosome X, icDioSubl1.1, whole genome shotgun sequence genome encodes:
- the LOC130451510 gene encoding exonuclease 1, whose protein sequence is MGVQGLLPFLEKATKPCHISEFRGHVVAIDTYCWLHKGANSCAFELASGNNTNLLVQYCLRYIKLLQSFDIKPILVFDGKNLPAKAETESKRRESRNRAKQRASELLKLGKTEEARNYLRQCVNITPEMAVDVIKECQKLQIDCIVAPYESDAQLTFLNRKGIADIIITEDSDLLLFGCTRVMYKLDLRGCGYIVEADKIPSTLKLRPDKYTFEKFLHMCILSGCDYVNSLQGIGLKKAEKFIVLTEEQNPLLFLDKVPRYLNMRHLQITNKYKEDFMLADATFKHQIVFDPFKRQLVPLTDWKVFNTKPEYCRNAGEIFDNEIAYQVALGNLHPTNHKKLNDWSPTKNKLALNSIWSGSPRRSVPRKIQQTLLVKNTKQDKEINENYDKLEIEADKKIEQELSSYFMKLESNTKISDSEEEPIEEKEDEVSPVLKKNPFLKKLSKFQMTRSKSNIIVKSRYFCSQSEIEMIEAKGGTEKIDDEIIEVDNICAESKPVDFSESPIQALSDFELSENFTEKHTDLDTIEVEDISRSQPCSSGALVDSSNTKRKRPGTCKSLGLKRTKSEGQPTLHNFFRKLQ, encoded by the exons ATGGGTGTTCAGGGTTTGTTACCTTTCCTCGAAAAAGCTACAAAACCATGTCACATATCTGAATTTAGAGGACATGTAGTAGCTATCGATACCTATTGTTGGCTCCATAAAGGGGCCAACTCGTGTGCATTCGAATTAGCAAGTGGAAATAATACTAACTT aTTAGTGCAATATTGCTTGAGGTATATAAAACTTTTGCAGTCCTTCGATATTAAACCAATACTCGTATTTGATGGCAAGAATCTCCCCGCAAAAGCAGAAACTGAATCTAAAAGACGTGAATCTCGGAATAGAGCTAAACAAAGAGCTAGCGAGCTACTTAAACTGGGTAAAACAGAGGAGGCTCGAAATTATTTAAGACAGTGTGTCAATATAACTCCAGAAATGGCAGTAGATGTTATAAAAGAGTGTCAAAAATTACAGATTGATTGCATTGTAGCTCCATATGAATCAGATGCTCAATTAacgtttttaaatagaaaag GGATAGCGGATATAATAATTACTGAAGATTCCGACTTGCTGTTATTTGGATGTACAAGAGTTATGTATAAATTAGATTTAAGGGGATGTGGATATATTGTAGAAGCAGATAAAATACCTTCTACATTGAAGTTAAGACCAGATAAATATacatttgaaaagtttttgcaCATGTGTATTTTGTCAGGATGCGATTATGTTAATTCTTTACAAGGTATAGGTCTCAAAAAGgctgaaaaatttattgtacttACTGAAGAACAAAACCCTCTTTTA TTTTTAGACAAAGTCCCGAGATATCTCAATATGCGCCATTTgcaaataactaataaatacaAAGAAGATTTTATGTTAGCCGATGCAACATTCAAACATCAAATAGTGTTTGATCCATTTAAGAGACAATTAGTGCCTTTAACAGATTGGAAAGTGTTTAACACAAAACCAGAATATTGTAGAAATGCaggagaaatttttgataatgaaattgCCTATCAGGTTGCTCTTGGTAACCTTCATCCAACaaaccataaaaaattgaatgactGGTCACCCACGAAAAAT AAATTAGCACTGAACAGCATCTGGTCTGGATCACCTAGAAGAAGTGTACCAAGGAAAATCCAACAAACACTGCTTgtcaaaaacacaaaacaagacaaggaaataaatgaaaactatGATAAGCTAGAAATTGAAGCAGACAAGAAAATAGAACAAGAACTATCAAGTTATTTCATGAAATTAGAAAGCAATACAAAAATATCAGATTCTGAAGAAGAACCAATTGAAGAAAAGGAAGATGAAGTTTCACCAGTATTAAAAAAGAATCCATTCTTAAAGAAATTGAGTAAATTCCAAATGACTCGATCAAAATctaatataatagttaaaaGTAGATATTTTTGTTCTCAATCTGAAATTGAGATGATAGAAGCTAAAGGAGGaacagaaaaaattgatgacGAAATTATTGAAGTTGATAATATTTGTGCAGAAAGTAAACCAGTTGATTTTTCAGAATCTCCAATACAGGCTCTATCAGATTTCGAATTGAGtgaaaattttactgaaaaGCATACAGATTTAGATACTATAGAAGTGGAAGATATCTCTAGGTCACAACCATGTAGTTCAGGG
- the LOC130451511 gene encoding NEDD8-conjugating enzyme UBE2F-like: protein MMITLSQRLKRKTDTEGTTSRASIRDRLLVKEAQEMSQLLPSCCSVDYTNENDLSRFILAVKPTEGYWEGGTFKFEICVTDEYNMVPPVVKCLTKLWHPNITESGEVCLSLLRRHSVDGMGWSPIRRLNDVVWGLNALFTDLLNFEDPLNVEAADMYRHSKEEFKIKVMEYVATYAKD, encoded by the exons ATGATGATAACTTTATCTCAAAGGTTAAAAAGAAAAACCGATACTGAGGGTACAACCTCAAGAGCCTCGATAAGAGACAGGCTGTTAGTTAAAGAAGCCCAAGAAATGTCTCAACTTCTACCCTCTTGCTGTTCTGTTGATTACACAAACGAAAATGACTTGAGTAGATTTATATTAGCTGTAAAACCAACAGAAGGATACTGGGAAGGAGGgacatttaaatttgaaatatgtgtCACTGATGAATATAATATGGTG CCACCTGTAGTTAAGTGCTTAACAAAATTATGGCACCCAAATATCACTGAATCAGGAGAAGTTTGCTTATCATTACTTAGAAGACATAGTGTAGATGGAATGGGTTGGTCTCCAATTAGAAGACTGAATGATGTGGTTTGGGGTCTAAACGCTTTATTTACT GATTTGCTAAATTTTGAAGATCCCCTCAATGTAGAAGCTGCTGATATGTATAGACATTCTAAggaagaatttaaaataaaagtcatGGAATACGTTGCTACTTACGCTAAAGATTAG